One Streptomyces puniciscabiei DNA segment encodes these proteins:
- a CDS encoding universal stress protein — translation MRVIAWLVEGTWPGCVDAVREHAPDTAEVVLLHVSGPEVPGLAHGAFAGLLGRGRPDRDPGDRMRALGGSSAAELLDAAAERLGRPCAREERSGRVEREVVAAAEGADLLVLARDGDRCRLGPKSLGPAVRFAVDHAPCPVLLVWPEPAPGLGTIPPPPPHHP, via the coding sequence ATGCGTGTGATCGCCTGGCTCGTCGAGGGCACCTGGCCCGGCTGCGTGGACGCGGTGCGCGAGCACGCGCCGGACACCGCCGAGGTGGTGCTGCTGCACGTCAGCGGGCCCGAGGTGCCGGGGCTGGCGCACGGCGCGTTCGCGGGGCTGCTCGGCCGGGGGCGTCCGGACCGGGATCCCGGCGACCGGATGCGGGCACTCGGGGGGAGTTCGGCGGCCGAACTGCTGGACGCGGCCGCCGAGCGGCTGGGCCGGCCCTGTGCGCGCGAGGAGCGGTCGGGGCGGGTCGAGCGGGAGGTGGTCGCCGCCGCCGAGGGCGCCGATCTGCTGGTGCTGGCCCGGGACGGCGACCGGTGCCGGCTCGGGCCGAAGAGCCTCGGCCCGGCGGTCCGGTTCGCCGTCGACCACGCGCCCTGCCCGGTGCTGCTGGTGTGGCCGGAACCGGCACCGGGGCTGGGCACGATCCCGCCGCCTCCGCCGCACCACCCCTGA
- a CDS encoding discoidin domain-containing protein, translating into MPFQPGELKAVARRDGKVVATDALRTAGAAHAVRLTADRDSLAADGRSLVFVTAEIVDAHGVVVPDAEHLIAFDVSGGSLAGVDNGREESAERYQASTRTAFHGNALAIVRSGTKPGRLTVTARADGLRTGTASGSTTPARETARTPAPGFRPEHPSPTHYPCADASYSGRSDSLPAAMLDGDPAAGWSDAFAKAATALPPAFNGARAENWVSVDFGRTRSFDRVAVSFTVDTTHALPAKAEVAVWDGRAHVPVTGAKAEWATASDSPTVITFDAVRGSRLRLTLTSAAPGQAKGAYGSAGWTCDTP; encoded by the coding sequence GTGCCGTTCCAGCCGGGCGAGTTGAAGGCGGTGGCCCGGCGGGACGGCAAGGTGGTCGCCACCGATGCGCTGCGCACGGCAGGCGCCGCGCACGCCGTACGCCTCACCGCCGACCGCGACTCGCTCGCGGCCGACGGCCGTTCACTGGTCTTCGTCACCGCCGAGATCGTCGACGCGCACGGCGTGGTGGTGCCCGACGCCGAGCACCTCATCGCCTTCGACGTCTCCGGCGGCTCCCTGGCCGGGGTCGACAACGGCCGCGAGGAGAGTGCCGAGCGCTACCAGGCCAGTACCCGCACCGCGTTCCACGGCAACGCCCTCGCCATCGTCCGCTCCGGTACGAAGCCGGGCCGGCTGACGGTCACCGCGCGGGCGGACGGCCTGCGCACCGGTACGGCGAGCGGGTCCACGACCCCGGCGCGCGAGACGGCCCGCACCCCGGCACCCGGCTTCCGGCCCGAGCACCCGTCGCCCACGCACTACCCTTGCGCGGACGCCAGTTACTCCGGCCGTTCGGACTCCCTGCCCGCCGCGATGCTCGACGGCGACCCCGCCGCCGGCTGGTCCGACGCCTTCGCCAAGGCGGCCACCGCACTGCCGCCCGCGTTCAACGGCGCACGCGCCGAGAACTGGGTCTCGGTGGACTTCGGGCGCACCCGGAGCTTCGACCGGGTCGCGGTCTCCTTCACCGTCGACACCACCCATGCGCTGCCCGCGAAGGCCGAGGTGGCCGTGTGGGACGGGCGTGCCCACGTCCCTGTCACGGGTGCCAAGGCGGAGTGGGCCACCGCTTCGGACAGCCCGACGGTGATCACCTTCGACGCGGTACGGGGCTCCCGGCTGCGACTGACCCTCACGAGCGCCGCTCCTGGGCAGGCGAAGGGAGCGTACGGATCAGCCGGCTGGACGTGTGACACCCCCTGA
- a CDS encoding RNA polymerase sigma factor, translating to MQDQAPMEDLARRAAAGDSAALDRLLTEIRPEVLRRCGRFLPCREDAEEAAQDVLLQVARHISRFEGRSRFGTWLYTVVANCCRQKYRELKRRAAEQPAAIEPSHAVDPRTTSVIAGSRVDLLEALDRLERTHPHLVAPLVYRDICQLDYAEVAERVGIPLGTLKSRLHEARKQVRPWLTGG from the coding sequence GTGCAGGACCAGGCGCCGATGGAAGACCTCGCCCGGCGGGCCGCCGCCGGCGACAGCGCGGCCCTGGACCGGCTGCTCACCGAGATCCGGCCGGAGGTGCTGCGCCGCTGCGGGCGCTTCCTGCCGTGCCGGGAGGATGCCGAGGAGGCGGCCCAGGACGTGCTGCTCCAGGTGGCCCGGCACATCTCCCGCTTCGAGGGCCGCAGCCGCTTCGGGACCTGGCTGTACACGGTGGTCGCCAACTGCTGCCGGCAGAAGTACCGCGAGCTGAAGCGGCGGGCCGCCGAGCAGCCGGCCGCCATCGAGCCCTCGCACGCCGTCGACCCGCGCACCACGAGCGTCATCGCCGGCTCCCGGGTGGACCTGCTGGAGGCGCTGGACCGGCTCGAGCGGACCCATCCGCACCTGGTCGCTCCGCTGGTCTACCGGGACATCTGCCAGCTGGACTACGCCGAGGTCGCCGAACGCGTCGGCATCCCCCTCGGCACCCTCAAGTCCCGCCTCCACGAGGCCCGCAAACAGGTACGACCGTGGCTGACGGGCGGCTGA
- a CDS encoding DUF4232 domain-containing protein, translated as MVYTSRSARHGALLVGTFAVLGLLTACGNGKDVHSNPPITASGTAAPATGTTNSPASGTSAPAHTSTGAVPSAPSKAAPSASGGGTTTAAANTRCHTSQLRASVGRNDPGAGQENFPVVLTNTSGRTCTVHGYPGAAFVSASGSQLGPDPKRESGSPATITLRPGQSAWAGLTFSNPGISGAGTATPAALLVTPPDERDALKVVWTGGAVPVSGNSSSVFLSVLSPGTAP; from the coding sequence ATGGTGTACACATCCCGGTCCGCGCGGCACGGGGCCCTGCTCGTGGGCACGTTCGCCGTACTGGGCCTCCTGACCGCCTGTGGCAACGGCAAGGACGTCCACAGCAACCCACCGATCACGGCATCCGGTACGGCGGCGCCGGCGACGGGCACCACGAACAGCCCGGCGTCCGGCACGTCCGCCCCGGCCCACACGTCCACCGGTGCCGTCCCGTCCGCCCCCTCCAAGGCGGCCCCCTCCGCGAGCGGCGGCGGTACGACCACGGCCGCGGCGAACACCCGCTGCCACACCTCCCAGCTGCGCGCCTCGGTGGGCCGCAACGACCCGGGCGCCGGCCAGGAGAACTTCCCCGTCGTCCTCACCAACACGTCCGGCCGGACCTGCACCGTGCACGGCTATCCGGGCGCGGCGTTCGTCAGCGCCTCCGGCAGCCAGCTCGGCCCGGACCCCAAGCGTGAGTCGGGCTCCCCGGCGACCATCACGCTCCGGCCCGGGCAGAGCGCCTGGGCCGGGCTGACCTTCTCCAACCCCGGCATCAGCGGCGCCGGCACGGCCACCCCGGCCGCGCTGCTGGTGACACCGCCGGACGAGCGCGACGCGCTGAAGGTCGTGTGGACGGGCGGAGCAGTGCCCGTCTCCGGGAACTCCTCCTCCGTCTTCCTGTCGGTGTTGAGCCCCGGCACTGCTCCCTGA
- a CDS encoding RICIN domain-containing protein translates to MNEAGRSDEQLSAELKKWTGGTPALHPVGELLDRHWEAAFAYARLCTDGARAAGMLTTAAFTRLFGESLRQSGPTAAWRPHVLVAVRRIAAEWDADGRQELLHPALRSGETGERAAARLLPPPGRRLLSRAFQRVPQASRAVLWHTEVEAEPLAVPAALLGLDEEDARVELRRARERLREECLQVHRELAPENECRRYQRMLDVTFRRGGVDIDPDLREHLGRCGHCSRTADQLATFNTGLGLALAEAVLGWGARAYVESRANRAEEEAGPAPRPETVAPPFGEPFLPTEPSHRTGSADSAPGGGATGGRRWGGSAGRRRRGRSAESAPPEDPAEFTAWDGSTETMPQGASPSTGPSRGGSTGGGRRDGSAGGRRRGRAVESARRAGSAADAQTSTSAASTSAAAAPAASTAPTPASASGPRPSDPADFAGSASGAGSHSASATAPFATAFTSDPSASDDPAGSASAFAFASADAASPAGPGGFASGSGSRSARRSAVAGPSGGRGDAVGSGRSAHRAARTRRARRRNLAVAVVTVSGLVVLPLVLWSVLGSGDGPGPGSKDASSPAPGKDTPSPGASWAAHAAGQGTLHGRLHNLASGLCVGVVGKKAVKGAETELVPCSATPSQEWTYETDGLLRDSAAPGLCLDSHLGYSVVLAPCSATGKAAMNIRYDFTLQGALIPRFDQDLALTPAATDGSGALVLKNRAPGAAQRWSLDAAEPDLQMQNVNWDSDNSPSPTTTPKPTSPEPAPAPTRSTASPTPAPTASKSAPATTPSATSDPCSAYPYYCGWGGGGYGGGYGGGRHRR, encoded by the coding sequence GTGAATGAGGCAGGCCGGTCGGACGAGCAACTGAGTGCCGAGCTGAAGAAGTGGACGGGCGGAACACCCGCGCTCCATCCCGTGGGTGAACTCCTCGACCGGCACTGGGAAGCGGCCTTCGCCTACGCGCGGTTGTGCACGGACGGGGCGCGGGCCGCGGGCATGCTCACCACCGCCGCCTTCACCCGGCTGTTCGGGGAATCGCTCCGCCAGTCCGGCCCGACCGCCGCCTGGCGGCCGCATGTGCTGGTCGCCGTCCGGCGGATCGCGGCCGAGTGGGACGCCGACGGCCGCCAGGAACTCCTCCACCCGGCGCTGCGGTCCGGCGAGACTGGTGAGCGTGCCGCCGCCCGGCTGCTGCCGCCGCCGGGCCGGCGACTGCTGTCCCGGGCGTTCCAGCGGGTGCCGCAGGCCTCCCGTGCCGTGCTGTGGCACACGGAGGTCGAGGCCGAACCGCTCGCCGTACCGGCGGCGTTGCTCGGCCTGGACGAGGAGGACGCCCGTGTCGAGCTCCGCCGGGCCCGGGAACGGCTGCGTGAGGAGTGCCTCCAGGTCCACCGCGAGCTCGCCCCCGAGAACGAGTGCCGGCGCTATCAGCGCATGCTCGACGTGACGTTCCGGCGCGGCGGCGTCGACATCGACCCGGATCTGCGCGAGCACCTGGGCCGGTGCGGCCACTGCAGCCGTACGGCCGACCAACTCGCCACGTTCAACACGGGACTTGGCCTGGCACTCGCCGAAGCGGTCCTCGGCTGGGGCGCCCGGGCCTACGTGGAATCCCGGGCGAACCGCGCCGAGGAGGAGGCCGGACCCGCCCCGCGGCCCGAGACCGTCGCACCCCCGTTCGGCGAGCCCTTCCTGCCCACCGAGCCGTCACACCGGACCGGTTCCGCCGACTCCGCCCCCGGGGGTGGTGCGACCGGGGGCAGGCGCTGGGGTGGCTCCGCCGGGCGCAGGCGTCGCGGGCGCTCCGCCGAGTCCGCGCCTCCGGAGGATCCCGCGGAGTTCACGGCGTGGGACGGCTCCACCGAGACCATGCCCCAGGGGGCTTCGCCTTCCACCGGGCCCAGCCGGGGTGGTTCCACCGGGGGCGGGCGCCGGGACGGTTCCGCCGGAGGCAGGCGTCGGGGGCGTGCCGTCGAGTCCGCGCGCCGTGCCGGTTCCGCAGCCGACGCCCAGACCTCCACCTCCGCCGCGTCCACTTCCGCTGCAGCCGCCCCGGCCGCCTCCACGGCGCCGACTCCCGCTTCCGCCTCCGGCCCCCGCCCATCTGACCCAGCCGACTTCGCCGGTTCTGCCTCCGGCGCCGGCTCCCATTCCGCTTCCGCCACCGCCCCGTTTGCCACCGCCTTCACCTCTGACCCGTCTGCCTCGGACGACCCCGCCGGCTCCGCCTCCGCCTTCGCCTTCGCGTCAGCCGACGCCGCTTCCCCCGCCGGCCCCGGCGGGTTCGCATCCGGCTCCGGCTCCCGCTCTGCCCGGCGCTCCGCCGTCGCCGGACCGTCGGGTGGGCGGGGGGATGCCGTGGGCTCCGGCCGGTCGGCGCATCGTGCGGCCCGCACGCGCCGGGCCAGGCGGCGCAATCTGGCCGTGGCCGTCGTGACCGTCAGCGGACTGGTCGTGCTCCCGCTGGTGTTGTGGTCGGTGCTCGGGTCCGGCGACGGCCCGGGCCCTGGCAGCAAGGACGCGTCGTCCCCGGCGCCCGGCAAGGACACCCCGAGTCCCGGCGCCTCCTGGGCCGCGCACGCGGCGGGGCAGGGCACCCTGCACGGCCGGCTGCACAACCTGGCCTCGGGACTGTGTGTCGGTGTCGTCGGCAAGAAGGCCGTCAAGGGCGCCGAGACCGAACTCGTCCCCTGCTCCGCGACCCCGAGCCAGGAGTGGACGTACGAGACCGACGGGCTGCTGCGCGACTCAGCGGCGCCGGGCCTGTGCCTGGACTCCCACCTCGGCTACTCGGTCGTCCTCGCCCCCTGCTCGGCCACCGGGAAGGCCGCCATGAACATCCGCTACGACTTCACCCTCCAGGGCGCCCTGATACCCCGCTTCGACCAGGACCTGGCCCTCACCCCGGCCGCCACCGACGGCTCCGGCGCGCTCGTCCTCAAGAACCGCGCCCCCGGCGCCGCCCAGCGGTGGAGCCTCGACGCCGCCGAGCCAGATCTGCAGATGCAGAACGTCAACTGGGACAGCGACAACTCCCCGTCGCCGACCACCACCCCGAAACCGACGAGCCCCGAGCCCGCGCCCGCCCCGACCAGGAGCACCGCGTCGCCGACCCCGGCGCCCACGGCCTCGAAGTCCGCTCCGGCAACCACGCCGTCCGCCACGTCCGACCCCTGCTCGGCGTACCCGTACTACTGCGGGTGGGGCGGCGGCGGATACGGCGGAGGCTACGGCGGCGGCCGGCACCGGCGCTGA
- a CDS encoding SpoIIE family protein phosphatase, which translates to MSRVYPFDDAATARAVIDDDGTLVEWNEGARRLLGHPADAVVGRPAARLLAEDIPDVPRGHRWEGTVGLRHRDGRTVPVWLLVHRRPAQDGHGGSWLVVTPLPGTEPPAEDDPLAAAGLLQSPCAVAVYDTELRLHRMNEAMADVIGLPEERLRGLRLAEIGGKPQSEELEQGMLQVLTTGSPLDVQTYARIGAEDRAHAWLARMAPVRDAQGRVHGVSLATHDVTDNYRARQRLQLVNAASVRVGTTLDVTRTAQELADVCVPTLADFVTIDLLDPQDYGGEPPARLSAPLTLRRAAHQSVLDDVPEAVLKPGQTEEYPPGSPQADALTASRTIIASVAAGEMQSWPAWSPERGERVRRFGVHSSMSVPIRARGLTLGVAVFARHRRPDPFTGDDRLLAEEITTRAAVCIDNARRYSRERETALALQRSLLPRTLPRTAALEASSRYLPAARAGVGGDWFDVIPLSGMRVAMVVGDVVGHGVEASATMGRLRTAVRTLADIDLAPDELLTHLDDLVVRLSEESGSVPSPGEAGSPGEVGATCLYAVYDPVSRRCTLARAGHPPPVVLRPGGAPQALDMPAGPPLGLGGLPFEATEVELPEGTVLALYTDGLVWSRERDPETSREMLYDALGTYADSLDGTCDHVLHSLLPAGGSADDVALLLARTQGLPASQVATWDIPADPALVAPIRKQVVEQLDTWGLSMAAFTAELVVSELVTNAIRYGSHPIRLRLIHDAATLICEVSDTSHTAPHLRRAKVFDEGGRGLLLVAQLTQRWGSRHTPEGKTIWAELPLFEEDR; encoded by the coding sequence ATGAGCCGGGTCTATCCGTTCGACGACGCGGCGACGGCCCGGGCTGTCATCGACGACGACGGCACGCTGGTCGAGTGGAACGAGGGCGCCAGGCGCCTGCTCGGCCACCCGGCGGACGCCGTCGTGGGCCGTCCGGCCGCCCGGCTCCTGGCCGAGGACATCCCGGACGTGCCCAGGGGCCACCGCTGGGAGGGAACGGTGGGATTGCGCCACCGCGACGGCCGTACCGTCCCGGTGTGGCTGCTCGTCCACCGCCGGCCGGCGCAGGACGGACACGGCGGGAGCTGGCTCGTGGTCACCCCGCTGCCCGGCACGGAACCACCCGCCGAGGACGACCCGCTCGCCGCGGCGGGCCTGCTCCAGTCGCCGTGCGCCGTCGCCGTGTACGACACCGAGCTGCGGCTGCACCGGATGAACGAGGCGATGGCCGACGTCATCGGTCTGCCCGAGGAGCGCCTGCGCGGGCTGCGGCTCGCGGAGATCGGCGGCAAGCCGCAGAGCGAGGAACTGGAGCAGGGCATGCTCCAGGTGCTGACCACCGGCAGCCCGCTCGACGTACAGACCTACGCGCGCATCGGCGCCGAGGACCGCGCCCACGCCTGGCTCGCCCGGATGGCCCCGGTCAGGGACGCCCAGGGCCGGGTGCACGGGGTGAGTCTGGCCACGCACGACGTCACCGACAACTACCGGGCCCGCCAGCGGCTGCAGCTGGTGAACGCGGCGAGCGTGCGCGTCGGCACCACGCTCGACGTGACCCGTACGGCACAGGAACTCGCGGACGTGTGCGTGCCCACGCTCGCCGACTTCGTCACCATCGACCTGCTGGATCCGCAGGACTACGGCGGCGAGCCCCCGGCCCGCCTCTCGGCACCGCTCACTCTGCGCCGGGCCGCCCACCAGTCGGTCCTGGACGACGTGCCGGAGGCGGTGCTGAAGCCCGGGCAGACCGAGGAGTACCCGCCCGGCTCGCCCCAGGCGGACGCGCTGACCGCGAGCCGCACGATCATCGCCTCGGTGGCGGCGGGCGAGATGCAGTCGTGGCCGGCCTGGAGCCCCGAGCGGGGCGAACGGGTGCGCAGGTTCGGCGTCCACTCCTCGATGTCGGTGCCCATCCGGGCCCGCGGGCTCACCCTCGGTGTCGCGGTGTTCGCCCGGCACCGGCGTCCGGACCCGTTCACCGGGGACGACCGGCTGCTCGCCGAGGAGATCACCACCCGGGCCGCCGTCTGCATCGACAACGCCCGCCGCTACTCCCGCGAGCGGGAGACCGCGCTCGCGCTCCAGCGCAGCCTGCTGCCCCGCACCCTGCCGCGCACGGCCGCGCTGGAGGCCTCCTCCCGCTATCTGCCGGCCGCGCGGGCCGGGGTGGGCGGCGACTGGTTCGACGTCATCCCGCTGTCCGGGATGCGGGTCGCGATGGTCGTCGGGGACGTCGTCGGGCACGGTGTCGAGGCCTCGGCCACCATGGGGCGGCTGCGGACGGCCGTGCGCACCCTCGCCGACATCGACCTCGCCCCGGACGAGCTGCTCACCCACCTGGACGACCTGGTGGTCCGGCTGTCGGAGGAGTCCGGCAGCGTCCCCAGTCCCGGCGAGGCCGGCAGTCCCGGCGAGGTCGGCGCGACCTGCCTGTACGCCGTCTACGACCCGGTGTCCCGGCGCTGCACCCTGGCCCGCGCCGGGCATCCGCCGCCCGTGGTGCTGCGGCCGGGCGGCGCGCCCCAGGCGCTGGACATGCCCGCCGGTCCCCCGCTGGGCCTCGGCGGGCTGCCCTTCGAGGCCACCGAGGTGGAACTGCCCGAGGGCACGGTCCTCGCGCTGTACACGGACGGTCTGGTGTGGTCCCGGGAACGGGATCCGGAGACGAGCCGCGAGATGCTGTACGACGCGCTCGGCACGTACGCGGACTCCCTGGACGGAACGTGCGACCACGTCCTGCACAGCCTGCTGCCGGCCGGGGGCTCCGCGGACGACGTGGCGCTGCTGCTCGCCCGCACCCAGGGCCTGCCCGCCTCGCAGGTGGCGACCTGGGACATCCCGGCCGACCCGGCACTGGTCGCGCCGATCCGCAAACAGGTCGTGGAGCAGCTGGACACCTGGGGGCTGAGCATGGCCGCGTTCACCGCTGAGCTGGTGGTCAGCGAGCTGGTCACCAACGCCATCCGCTACGGCTCCCACCCGATCCGGCTCCGTCTGATCCACGACGCGGCCACGCTGATCTGCGAGGTGTCCGACACCAGCCACACCGCCCCGCACCTGCGCCGGGCCAAGGTCTTCGACGAGGGCGGCCGCGGCCTCCTCCTGGTCGCCCAGCTCACCCAGCGCTGGGGCAGCCGGCACACCCCGGAGGGCAAGACGATCTGGGCGGAACTGCCCCTGTTCGAGGAGGACCGGTAG
- a CDS encoding arsenic transporter has protein sequence MNAPLAEALSAVLLVAVLAWAVVRPFGWPEAVMAVPAAGIAVGTGAISLDHARAEAERLGPVVGFLAAVLVLAHFCDGEGLFQACGAWMARWAAGRPVRLLTAVFALASAITAVLSLDATIVLLTPVVFATAARTGVRPKPHVYACTHLSNTASLLLPVSNLTNLLAFAASGLSFTRFAALMALPWLVAIGAEYAVFRRFFARDLAAAAPTGGDTGAPPRLPLFALGTVACTLAGFVVASAFGVEPAWVAAAGALVLAGRAVARRRATPLTVVRAAAPAFLAFVLALGIVVRAVVDNGLADVLGHVVPGGTGLPALLGIAALAAVLANLINNLPAVLVLLPPAAPAGPGAVLAVLLGVNIGPNLTYAGSLATLLWRRIVHQHEHEVDLGEFTRLGLLAVPSSLAVAVVALWGSLQVL, from the coding sequence CTGAACGCCCCGCTCGCCGAAGCACTGTCCGCCGTGCTGCTCGTCGCCGTGCTCGCCTGGGCCGTCGTACGGCCCTTCGGGTGGCCGGAGGCCGTCATGGCCGTGCCCGCCGCCGGCATCGCGGTCGGCACCGGGGCGATCTCGCTGGACCACGCCAGGGCCGAGGCGGAGCGGCTCGGGCCGGTGGTCGGTTTCCTGGCGGCGGTGCTGGTGCTCGCCCACTTCTGTGATGGGGAGGGGCTGTTCCAGGCCTGCGGGGCGTGGATGGCCCGGTGGGCGGCGGGCCGGCCGGTGCGGCTGCTGACGGCGGTCTTCGCGCTGGCGTCCGCCATCACCGCCGTCCTCAGCCTGGACGCCACGATCGTGCTGCTCACCCCGGTGGTCTTCGCCACGGCCGCGCGCACCGGCGTACGGCCGAAACCGCATGTGTACGCCTGCACCCACCTGTCGAACACCGCGTCGCTGCTGCTGCCGGTGTCCAATCTGACGAACCTGCTGGCGTTCGCGGCGAGCGGGCTGAGCTTCACCCGGTTCGCGGCGCTGATGGCACTGCCGTGGCTGGTGGCGATCGGTGCCGAGTACGCGGTGTTCCGGCGGTTCTTCGCCCGGGACCTCGCGGCCGCGGCACCCACGGGCGGGGACACCGGTGCGCCGCCGCGGCTGCCCCTGTTCGCCCTGGGGACGGTGGCCTGCACCCTGGCGGGATTCGTGGTGGCCTCGGCGTTCGGCGTGGAGCCGGCCTGGGTCGCGGCGGCGGGTGCGCTGGTGCTGGCCGGGCGGGCCGTGGCCCGGCGGAGGGCGACCCCGCTGACCGTCGTACGCGCGGCGGCCCCGGCCTTTCTCGCGTTCGTCCTCGCCCTGGGCATCGTGGTGCGCGCGGTCGTCGACAACGGGCTCGCCGACGTGCTGGGACATGTCGTGCCGGGCGGTACCGGGCTGCCGGCGCTGCTCGGGATCGCCGCGCTGGCCGCCGTCCTGGCCAACCTGATCAACAACCTGCCCGCGGTGCTGGTCCTGCTGCCGCCGGCCGCACCGGCCGGGCCGGGCGCGGTACTGGCGGTGCTGCTCGGGGTGAACATCGGCCCGAACCTGACCTACGCCGGCTCGCTGGCCACGCTGCTCTGGCGGCGGATCGTGCACCAGCACGAGCACGAGGTGGACCTCGGGGAGTTCACCCGGCTGGGCCTGCTCGCCGTGCCGTCCTCCCTCGCCGTGGCGGTGGTGGCACTGTGGGGGTCGCTGCAGGTTCTCTGA
- a CDS encoding serine/threonine-protein kinase encodes MQSQGRIGRYRLERPLGTGAFATVWLAHDDELQAPVALKVLADNWAHRLDIRDRFLSEARLLRRAGSSRVVQVYDIGELPDGRPYFVMEYADGGTLADLLAHGPLPVGHALALTAEAARAAAALHEAGIVHRDIKPTNVLLHTARDGTRRVLLADLGLAKSLAQASVLTLAAGSAGYQPPEQAEPGEGIDERADVYSLGAVGYELVTGSVPGPPGRVVPPRRLRPDLGEDVERALLRALEPDRARRWPGAQAFADELDRLAAGPRALRPARRLDGVRGRLNTVTLTVAAVLAAAAAATAVTLVIHHGGSSDQVRVADSTGRVAVTVPAGFGRELRDSGWDPGALGLGKGHEPGLVVADDLTRWPVLSAPVDGVFVGVSEHGDVTARVKALAHAGCRYSGSRSFADARWHGLVRAWSGCPDGGSVTESGLVPADGTQQPQVYVQVRQRGAGDATEGILRSLSVT; translated from the coding sequence ATGCAATCCCAAGGGCGGATCGGCCGCTACCGCCTCGAACGGCCGCTGGGCACCGGCGCCTTCGCCACGGTCTGGCTCGCCCACGACGACGAGCTCCAGGCCCCGGTCGCACTGAAGGTCCTCGCCGACAACTGGGCGCACCGGCTCGACATCAGGGACCGCTTCCTGTCCGAGGCCCGGCTGCTGCGCCGGGCCGGGTCCAGCCGCGTGGTGCAGGTCTACGACATCGGTGAACTGCCCGACGGCAGGCCGTACTTCGTGATGGAGTACGCCGACGGCGGCACCCTCGCCGACCTGCTGGCGCACGGTCCGCTGCCGGTGGGTCACGCCCTCGCGCTGACGGCCGAGGCCGCCCGGGCGGCCGCCGCGCTGCACGAGGCGGGCATCGTGCACCGGGACATCAAGCCGACCAACGTGCTGCTGCACACCGCCCGGGACGGCACCCGGCGGGTGCTGCTGGCCGATCTGGGGCTCGCCAAGAGCCTCGCCCAGGCCTCGGTGCTCACGCTGGCCGCGGGCTCGGCGGGTTACCAGCCGCCCGAGCAGGCGGAGCCCGGCGAGGGCATCGACGAGCGTGCCGACGTCTACAGCCTGGGTGCGGTGGGCTATGAGCTGGTCACCGGTAGTGTCCCGGGCCCGCCGGGACGCGTCGTACCGCCCCGGCGGCTGCGGCCGGACCTCGGCGAGGACGTGGAGCGGGCGCTGCTGCGCGCGCTGGAGCCGGACCGGGCGCGCCGCTGGCCCGGCGCGCAGGCGTTCGCCGACGAGCTGGACCGGCTGGCGGCGGGGCCGCGCGCGCTGCGGCCCGCCCGGCGGCTGGACGGCGTGCGCGGCCGGCTGAACACGGTGACGCTGACCGTGGCCGCGGTCCTCGCCGCGGCGGCGGCCGCGACCGCGGTGACCCTGGTCATCCACCACGGCGGCTCCTCGGACCAGGTGCGGGTCGCGGACTCGACCGGGCGGGTCGCCGTCACGGTGCCGGCGGGCTTCGGCCGCGAGCTGCGCGACTCCGGCTGGGACCCGGGCGCGCTGGGGCTCGGCAAGGGCCACGAACCGGGGCTGGTGGTGGCCGACGACCTGACCCGGTGGCCCGTTCTGAGCGCGCCGGTGGACGGCGTGTTCGTCGGGGTGAGCGAGCACGGCGACGTGACCGCCAGGGTGAAGGCCCTCGCCCACGCGGGCTGCCGCTACTCCGGCAGCCGCAGCTTCGCCGACGCCCGGTGGCACGGCCTGGTGCGGGCCTGGAGCGGTTGCCCGGACGGCGGCTCGGTCACGGAGTCCGGGCTCGTCCCGGCGGACGGCACCCAGCAGCCCCAGGTGTATGTGCAGGTGCGCCAGCGGGGCGCCGGGGACGCGACCGAGGGCATACTCCGTTCGCTGAGCGTGACCTGA